The Spiroplasma endosymbiont of Crioceris asparagi genome contains the following window.
CATTGTTCTATTTTTACATGATGAAAAAGATAGAGATATAGTTTTAAATCGATTAAAGCACTATGAAAACTCAATAAAAGTTTCTGTTGGAAATGTTTATGGGGCGGAAGGAAATGAGCACGCAACAAGAAGCATGATCACTTTAACAAATAAATTAATTGATAAGGGAATTGCTACTAAAATTATTGCGCAATTTTATAATAAAGATATTCGTGAAGTTATTGCCTTTGGTGATCAAATGAATGACTATGAGATGATTCAAACCGTTGGTTATGGTGTTGTAATGAAAAATGGTAATTTTGAACTTAAAAAAGTTGGAGGAACAATTACAGAGTTAACCAATGATGAAGGTGGTGTGGGACACACACTTGAAAAGCTTCTTAAAGGCGAAGAATTATAAAAAAAATAATGGATTGCCATTATTTTTTTTATTTTATTTATTTGCCAATTCAAACATTGTTTTCAACATTGGGGCATTCCCTCTTCCGTTTTTATCAGCGGTTGAAGCAATGTCTAAATGAATATATGGTTTTCCTTCTGCAAACACATTTAAAAATGCTGCAGCAGTTGATGATCCAGCTTGTCTTCCTGGCTCAGAATTATTCATATCTGCAATTGGAGATGCATTTTTCATTGCTTCTAAATGATCTTCGATTACTGGCATTCTTCAAATTGGTTCACCAGATTTTTTAGCAGCTAATTCAAATTCTTTGTGAAATGAATCATTTGTTGAAAATGTTCCAGTAAATCATGCACCTAATGCAATATCTATAGCACCAGTTAATGTTGAAGCTTCTACGATTTTGTCTGCGTTTGCTTTTCTAACTGCATAGCAGATTCCATCTGCCAATACTAATCTACCTTCTGCATCAGTATTTCCAATTTCAACTGTAGTTCCATTCATTGAAGTCAATACAGATTCAGTTAAAGTTGCTTTACCACCAATTCTATTATCAGTTAACATTGCAATTGAAATAACATTACATTTTGCTTTTGCTTTTGCAAGTGCCATCACAGCTGATGAACAAATTGCTGCTCCTGACATATCAAATTTCATATCTTTTAAGAAGTTTGAAGGTTTTAAATTATATCCTCCAGAGTCAAAAGTTATTCCTTTACCAACAAAGGCAATTTTTTCGGCATTTTTGTCACCAACATATTCACACACAACAACTCTTGGTTCTACGTGACTACCAGCATTAACACCTAATAATAATCCCATTTTCATTTCTTCAATTTGTTTTTTATTATAAACTGTAACTTTAACACCAGATATTCCTTTAGCTTTTTCAACAATTTTTTCGGCAATATCAATTGTTGTTCCTAAGTTCGGTGGTAAATCTTGTAGATCTCTTGCAAAGTTTACTAACTCTGATTTAATTTGTGCTTTTTCAAATAAGTCATCATACCCTTTGTCAAAAATAAAGTTTATTGTTTTGGATTCACTACTTTTTCCTGTTTTATAAGAAATTTGTTTGTGATTTGCAAAAAATGTTCATTCTACTATTAATTGAAAAATTTGTTCTTTATCATTATAAAAATTTAAAAATGATTCTATTTCAAAATTTACATCATATTTTAAACCTTTTACTAAATTTTTAATAACTTTTTCCAAAGCCCTTTTACATTGTTTTTCTTTATTAAGACAAACATAAATTGTTTTGTCTTCTGAAACAAAAGTAACAGCACCAAAATCTTTTGCAACGAATTCATTTTGAAAATCTTTGTCAATTGCTTTAATGCTTAATTTCATTTCTTTACTATTTTTTGTTATCATTTTTCACCTCGTATATAAATAATTATAATCTAAATATAATTTTTATTTTTAAACAAACAAAAAAAGCAATAATAGTATTTGAATAAAATATATGTATTTAAATTATAATAATAAAAAGGAAACGTAAGGATGATTGCTTTAATTGATATTGGTAATACTAAAATTAAAATTAAAACTTATGAAAATAATACTTTTAAAAATAGTTATGATTTTTTAACAGATGACATTTTGACTGAAAAAGATAAATTTGAAATTATTGATAAAATAGATTTGGTTTTATATAGTTCAGTTGTTAGTGAAGTGGACAACATTATAAAAAAATATTTTAAAGTTAAGTGTATTGAAGTTAAAGAAAATAAATTAAAGCAAACATTTTTTTATGAAAATATCAAGAACATAGGTTCTGATATTATTGCAAATTTTTATGGCTCTCTTAATTACAAATTAAAACATTGATTAATTATTTCTTTAGGAACAGCAACAACAATTAGCGTGATAAAAAATAATAAATTGGTTGATTGTGTTATTCAACCTGGACTCTTAACTTCTCTTGAGGGTTTGGCGATAAAGGTTAAAGGGTTTAAAATTAATACAAATTTAAATAATTGTAACGAAATAACAAAAAATTTAATAATTGGTCATAAACATATGATCAATGGTTTTATAAAAGATTTTAATTGCAACAATATAATTATGACTGGTGGTTATTTAAAATATTTTAAAAATGAGTTTAATTTTGAAAATGTAATAAAAGATGAATTATTAACTTTTAAAGGAATAATAAAAATAAATGAAATTTAAGCTCATTTATTTTTTTTATTTTTAATTGGTTTGTAGATTCAAAAATCAATTTCATTAGTTAATAAAAAACTTTTAAAAAACTTAATTGTGGTTATTAGTAGTGAATTATAAATAAATAAAGATACTGGTAATTTTGCTAACTTAATTGCTAAATCAACATATACTAATTCAGTTAAACCCATTGAATAAATTCAAATTGGATTTAATATAAGTGATTGAATACAAAATATTAAAGAATACAATAATATAATTTTTAAAGTTAAAAAATGCTTAATTCCCATATATTTTATAAGTGCCCCTGTGAAACCTACCAAAACAATATTTAGTAAAAATCCCGCATGATAAACACCTCCACCAATGTTAATTAAATCTCCTATTGTGTCTGTTGCAATTGAAGACAATACTCCCAATATTGGACCAAAGTAAAATCCAATTAAAAACATTAATCATTGTCCTAATGATAGATGAATATTAACACTAAAAATTGAAACATTATAACCTAAAAGATTTGTAAGAATTACTGATAATGCGCATATAACACTTACCATTGTTATATGTAATGTTTTAACTTTAAATTTAAAACCTTCCATAGCAAAAGCAGTAATTAACAATGCAATTACTAACAATCCTGCAATTATATTTGTATAAATAAATAGCATTTTAATTACCTCATATGATTATTGTAATTTAAAAAAAGATAATAAAAAAAAATAGTCGAAACTATTTTTATTTATTATTGAATTGTTGAAAGTCCGATAAAGTAAAGCAAGAAGATTAAACATAAAAGATACATAAATTTATTAATCTCTTTTATTTTTCCGGTAACGATCATTATAAATACATAAATCATAATTGACATGGCTACACCATTGGCAATATTATATGTTGCTAGCATGAATATTATTGAAAATAATGCTGAAATTCCAAACTCTGGTTTTTTTCACTCAATAGAATCAATTTCGCTTATCATCATCATTCCCACAAATATACATGCAGCACTAGTTACACATTGTGGGATTGCTTGAAATATTGGACCAACCACCACTGCTAATAAGAATAATAATCCTGTTATTAAAGAAGCAAATCCACTTCTTGCGCCTTGTTGAACACCTGTGTTTGATTCAATAAATGCTCCCATTGGTGAAGTACATAATGCTGAACCAATAACTGTTGCTGCTGAATCTACAACTAAAGCTTTTTGAGGTATTGTCAATTCTGTGTTTTTAGTTTTATTTACTTGCACTGTTACAGCTGTTAATGTTCCAGTCGCATCAAAAAAGTTTAAGAAAAAGATAATAAAGATTGAAACATACATTGTTGGTGATTTTCATATTTTTGAATTACCAAATTCTGAAAACGTATTTTTCATGTTATCTTTAAAACCAACAAACATATCAGAATAGTGCTTGAATGAATCTTTGATATTATCAAATTTTGAATTAAATAATGCTGAAGTATTTTGGTTAATTATGTTTGAATCTTTTGAAACAACATTTGCGACAATAATAGAAATTATAAATCCAATTATGATTGCAATGATAACTGCACCTGAAACTTTTTTGTAATTTAAAAATATCATAATTCCTAAAGTTAACATTCCAATTAAGATCATTGGATAATTAGTTTTTAGTCTTGATAAATCTGAATTAGGTAAACCACCATTCATTTTAAATCAACCCATGTCTGCAAAACCAATATATGCAATAAATAATCCGATTGAAACACCCATTATTATTATTAATGATTTTGGTAAAGCTTGAATAATATAATATCTCAGAGGCGTTATAGAAAATATTAAAAATACAAAAGATGAAATCATAACAGCTATAAGTGCACCCTCATAACCTAATCATTCATTATGCTCGCTTACTGAATTAGCAAGAGTATATGTGAAAAACACATTTAACCCCATGCTTGTTGATACAGCAACTGGGACGTTTGCAAATAATCCCATAATCATAGTTGCTAAGAAAGTAGAAAGTGTTGTTGCTAAGAAAACTCCTTTTAAACTTATTGTTGTTGCTCCAATATTCATGGGAGCAATTTTTGAGTTGATTGATGCAGCACTACCTAATAATGCTGGGTTAACAGTTAAGATGTAAACCATTGCTAAGAATGTTGATACTCCACCAATAATTTCTTTCTTAAAAGTGGTTTGTAATTTATCAAATTGAAAATATTTTTCAATTTTCATAACAGCTTTGAATTTGCTAAATCTAAAATTTATTGGATCATGATCCATGTGTCCTCCTATATTTTGTTAATTATAAAATAAAAAGTGTAACTAAAGACGTACAAAAAACTTCTCTAGTTACTACTTAAAAAATAGTAAACTTATAATCTAACATTGGTGTTAGGTAGAGACTCCTTCCCGATATGAAGGATTATATAAGTCTTTATATATTTAGTTACATTCCTATTTTATAGAAAAAAAATGGAATCTCTTCCATTTTTTTGATTAATTTAATTATTTAACAATTTTAATAACTGTTCCGGCTCCAATAGTTCTTCCACCTTCACGGATTGAGAATTTTGTTCCTTGTTCAACAGCAATTGGTTTAATTAGAGAAATTGTTAATTCAACGTTATCTCCAGGCATAACCATGTCTGTACCAGCTTTTAATTTTACTTCTCCAGTAACATCAGTTGTACGGAAGTAGAATTGTGGACGGTATTTGTTAAAGAATGGTTTGTGTCTTCCACCTTCTTCTTGAGTTAGCGCATAAACTTGAACTTCTAATTCTGTATGAGGTTTAATAGTTCCTGGTTTTGCAATAACTTGACCACGTTCGATGTCGTCTCTTTCAACTCCACGTAATAATGCTCCAACGTTATCTCCAGCTTCAGCAAAATCTAATAATTTTCTAAACATTTCTAATCCAGTAACAACAACTGTTTTAGGTTCAGCAACTAGTCCAACAATTTCAATGTTGTCCCCAACTTTAATTTTTCCACGTTCAACTCTACCAGTTGCAACAGTTCCACGTCCTGTAATTGTAAATACGTCTTCAACAGGCATTAAGAATGTTTTATCTGTATCACGAGTTGGAGTTGGAATGTATTCATCAACAGCAGCCATTAATTCATTAACACGGTCAACCCATTTTTGTTCACCATTTAAAGCACCTAATGCAGATCCTCTAATAACTGGTGCTGAATCTCCATCAAATTCGTATTGAGTTAATAACTCTCTAACTTCCATTTCAACTAAGTCAATTAATTCTTCATCATCAACCATGTCACATTTATTTAAAAATACAACAATAGCTGGAACTCCAACTTGTCTTGAAAGCAAGATGTGTTCTCTTGTTTGAGGCATTGGTCCATCAGTTGCAGCAACAACTAAGATTGCTCCATCCATTTGTGCAGCACCTGTAATCATGTTTTTAACGTAGTCAGCATGACCTGGACAGTCTACGTGAGCGTAGTGTCTATTTTTTGTTTTATATTCAACGTGTGAAGTGTTAATTGTAATTCCACGTTCTCTTTCTTCTGGTGCATTATCGATATTTGCATAATCTTTAAATTCTGCTCCACCTTGCGCAGCTAACACTTTAGTGATAGCGGCTGTTAATGTAGTTTTCCCGTGGTCAACGTGTCCAATTGTTCCAATGTTAACATGGGGTAAGCTACGATCAAATTGTTCTTTTGCCATTTTAAATTTCTCCTTTTTTTGGTTTTTTAATTTAACATTTTATATTTTACTTTGTTTTATTTTAAACTACAACTAAAATGTTATTATTTTTTTAAGAATTTTTTCCTGATTTTTTTATAATTTCTTCAGCAATGTTTTTTGGTGCTTCATTATAGTGACTGAAAATCATTGTATAATTTCCACGCCCTTGAGTAAATGAACGAAGTTCAGTTGCATATCCAAACATTTCTGATAGAGGAACTTTTGATTTAATTGTTTGTGCATTTCCTCTTTGTTCTGAACCTTCAATTAATCCACGTTTTGATGAAATGTTACCCATTACATCTCCATAGTATTCTTCAGGAACAGTTACTTCAACTGACATGATTGGTTCTAAAATTACTGGTTTACATTTTTTAGCAGCTTCTTTAAGTGCCATTGATGCAGCAATTTTATATGCCATTTCAGATGAATCGACCTCATGCATAGATCCATCAACAATAGTTGCTTTAATATCTATCATAGGGAATCCGGCCAATACTCCATTTTTCATTGAGTCTTCAAGACCAGCTTTAGCAGCATTGATATATTCTTTGGTAATTTTTCCACCAACAATTTTATCAACTCATTCAAAACCTTTATCTTCATTTGGTGCAAATTCAATTACTACGTGACCATATTGACCACGTCCTCCAGATTGTTTGATGTATTTACCATCAACTTTTGCATTTGTTCTAAATGTTTCACGGTATGAAACTTGAGGTGCTCCAACATTAGTTTCAACTTTAAATTCTCTTTTCAATCTATCTACAATGATATCAAGGTGTAATTCACCCATTCCTGCAATAATAGTTTGTCCAGTTTCTTCATCAGTATATGTTCTAAAAGTTGGATCTTCTTCTGATAATTTGTTTAGTGATAAACCAAGTTTTTCTTGATCGGCTTTAGTTTTTGGTTCTAATGCCAAGTGAATAACTGGTTCAGGGAATTTCATTGATTCAAGAACGATTGAATTTTTTTCATCTGTTAATGTATCTCCAGTTGTTGTATCTTTTAAACCAACAGCTGCTGCAATTTCCCCCGCATATACTTCTTCAATTTCTTCACGGTTATTAGCGTGCATTCTTAAAATTCTACCAATTCGTTCTTTTTTATCTTTAGTAGCATTTAAAACATAACTACCTTTTTTTAGAACTCCTGAATAAACTCTAAAGAATGTTAATTTTCCAACAAATGGGTCAGTCATAATTTTAAATGCTAGTGCTGAGAATGGTTCACTATCAGCAGCTTTTCTTTCTGCT
Protein-coding sequences here:
- a CDS encoding M17 family metallopeptidase; this translates as MITKNSKEMKLSIKAIDKDFQNEFVAKDFGAVTFVSEDKTIYVCLNKEKQCKRALEKVIKNLVKGLKYDVNFEIESFLNFYNDKEQIFQLIVEWTFFANHKQISYKTGKSSESKTINFIFDKGYDDLFEKAQIKSELVNFARDLQDLPPNLGTTIDIAEKIVEKAKGISGVKVTVYNKKQIEEMKMGLLLGVNAGSHVEPRVVVCEYVGDKNAEKIAFVGKGITFDSGGYNLKPSNFLKDMKFDMSGAAICSSAVMALAKAKAKCNVISIAMLTDNRIGGKATLTESVLTSMNGTTVEIGNTDAEGRLVLADGICYAVRKANADKIVEASTLTGAIDIALGAWFTGTFSTNDSFHKEFELAAKKSGEPIWRMPVIEDHLEAMKNASPIADMNNSEPGRQAGSSTAAAFLNVFAEGKPYIHLDIASTADKNGRGNAPMLKTMFELANK
- a CDS encoding type III pantothenate kinase; translation: MIALIDIGNTKIKIKTYENNTFKNSYDFLTDDILTEKDKFEIIDKIDLVLYSSVVSEVDNIIKKYFKVKCIEVKENKLKQTFFYENIKNIGSDIIANFYGSLNYKLKHWLIISLGTATTISVIKNNKLVDCVIQPGLLTSLEGLAIKVKGFKINTNLNNCNEITKNLIIGHKHMINGFIKDFNCNNIIMTGGYLKYFKNEFNFENVIKDELLTFKGIIKINEI
- a CDS encoding folate family ECF transporter S component; its protein translation is MLFIYTNIIAGLLVIALLITAFAMEGFKFKVKTLHITMVSVICALSVILTNLLGYNVSIFSVNIHLSLGQWLMFLIGFYFGPILGVLSSIATDTIGDLINIGGGVYHAGFLLNIVLVGFTGALIKYMGIKHFLTLKIILLYSLIFCIQSLILNPIWIYSMGLTELVYVDLAIKLAKLPVSLFIYNSLLITTIKFFKSFLLTNEIDFWIYKPIKNKKNKWA
- a CDS encoding NCS2 family permease — protein: MDHDPINFRFSKFKAVMKIEKYFQFDKLQTTFKKEIIGGVSTFLAMVYILTVNPALLGSAASINSKIAPMNIGATTISLKGVFLATTLSTFLATMIMGLFANVPVAVSTSMGLNVFFTYTLANSVSEHNEWLGYEGALIAVMISSFVFLIFSITPLRYYIIQALPKSLIIIMGVSIGLFIAYIGFADMGWFKMNGGLPNSDLSRLKTNYPMILIGMLTLGIMIFLNYKKVSGAVIIAIIIGFIISIIVANVVSKDSNIINQNTSALFNSKFDNIKDSFKHYSDMFVGFKDNMKNTFSEFGNSKIWKSPTMYVSIFIIFFLNFFDATGTLTAVTVQVNKTKNTELTIPQKALVVDSAATVIGSALCTSPMGAFIESNTGVQQGARSGFASLITGLLFLLAVVVGPIFQAIPQCVTSAACIFVGMMMISEIDSIEWKKPEFGISALFSIIFMLATYNIANGVAMSIMIYVFIMIVTGKIKEINKFMYLLCLIFLLYFIGLSTIQ
- the tuf gene encoding elongation factor Tu, which produces MAKEQFDRSLPHVNIGTIGHVDHGKTTLTAAITKVLAAQGGAEFKDYANIDNAPEERERGITINTSHVEYKTKNRHYAHVDCPGHADYVKNMITGAAQMDGAILVVAATDGPMPQTREHILLSRQVGVPAIVVFLNKCDMVDDEELIDLVEMEVRELLTQYEFDGDSAPVIRGSALGALNGEQKWVDRVNELMAAVDEYIPTPTRDTDKTFLMPVEDVFTITGRGTVATGRVERGKIKVGDNIEIVGLVAEPKTVVVTGLEMFRKLLDFAEAGDNVGALLRGVERDDIERGQVIAKPGTIKPHTELEVQVYALTQEEGGRHKPFFNKYRPQFYFRTTDVTGEVKLKAGTDMVMPGDNVELTISLIKPIAVEQGTKFSIREGGRTIGAGTVIKIVK
- the fusA gene encoding elongation factor G translates to MARDYSLDKTRNFGIMAHIDAGKTTTTERILFHTGKIHKIGETHEGASQMDWMAQEQERGITITSAATTAFWHNHRFNIIDTPGHVDFTVEVERSLRVLDGAVAVLDGQSGVEPQTETVWRQATTYEVPRIVFVNKMDKIGADFLYSVKSIGERLGAKASPIQLPIGAEDQFDGIIDLVKMEAWHFDGKAEEVAKQIEIPADLLDLAKKLRNELIETAVEYDEELMMKFLDGEELTIDEIKSAIRKGVLSAEFFPVLAGSAFKNKGVKLLLDAVIDYLPSPLDIPPIKGILANGQEAERKAADSEPFSALAFKIMTDPFVGKLTFFRVYSGVLKKGSYVLNATKDKKERIGRILRMHANNREEIEEVYAGEIAAAVGLKDTTTGDTLTDEKNSIVLESMKFPEPVIHLALEPKTKADQEKLGLSLNKLSEEDPTFRTYTDEETGQTIIAGMGELHLDIIVDRLKREFKVETNVGAPQVSYRETFRTNAKVDGKYIKQSGGRGQYGHVVIEFAPNEDKGFEWVDKIVGGKITKEYINAAKAGLEDSMKNGVLAGFPMIDIKATIVDGSMHEVDSSEMAYKIAASMALKEAAKKCKPVILEPIMSVEVTVPEEYYGDVMGNISSKRGLIEGSEQRGNAQTIKSKVPLSEMFGYATELRSFTQGRGNYTMIFSHYNEAPKNIAEEIIKKSGKNS